In Marinobacter sp. LQ44, the following are encoded in one genomic region:
- a CDS encoding zf-HC2 domain-containing protein gives MLMCRDLAEIASDYIDGELSGRQNLSVKMHLMMCKDCRTFIGNLRASSNLLSAHSSGRADEEFLRRIDERVSEALKTQAKGPNDSNDTPQS, from the coding sequence ATGTTAATGTGCAGGGACCTGGCCGAAATTGCCAGTGACTACATTGATGGCGAACTCAGCGGCCGGCAGAACCTGTCTGTGAAAATGCACCTGATGATGTGCAAGGACTGCCGGACGTTTATTGGCAACCTGCGAGCAAGCAGTAATCTGTTGAGTGCGCACTCTTCGGGGCGCGCAGACGAGGAATTCCTTCGCCGGATTGATGAGCGGGTTTCCGAGGCTCTGAAGACTCAAGCCAAAGGCCCAAATGACTCGAACGACACGCCTCAATCATAG
- a CDS encoding RNA polymerase sigma factor produces the protein MDTAARPEVEASLIDDLKQGEPSAYRRAVREYSPGMLAVARFYLDHSSAEEVVQDCWVTVIDAIQKFEGRSGLKTWLHRIVANRCKNKLRSSNREVATDFSESLEPELADRFNARGRWDLPPKLQFHESADSLMENGALSDCLDKHLSALPETQRSALMLYEAHQHKSDDVCNILDVSASNLRVLLHRARQKIFLMVETFQETGEC, from the coding sequence ATGGACACAGCGGCACGCCCTGAAGTTGAAGCATCACTGATCGACGACCTCAAACAGGGCGAGCCTAGCGCGTATCGCCGGGCAGTACGCGAATACTCACCCGGCATGCTGGCCGTTGCCCGGTTTTACCTGGACCACTCCAGCGCGGAAGAGGTTGTCCAGGACTGCTGGGTAACCGTGATCGATGCCATCCAGAAGTTTGAAGGCCGTTCTGGCCTTAAAACCTGGCTGCACCGCATCGTTGCCAACCGGTGCAAAAACAAACTGCGTTCAAGCAATCGGGAAGTGGCCACGGATTTCTCGGAAAGCCTGGAGCCAGAACTGGCCGACCGCTTCAATGCCAGAGGCCGTTGGGACCTGCCTCCAAAACTTCAGTTCCATGAATCAGCAGACAGCCTGATGGAAAATGGCGCCCTCAGCGATTGCCTGGACAAACACCTGTCTGCGCTGCCGGAAACCCAGCGTTCTGCTCTGATGCTATACGAAGCTCACCAGCATAAATCCGATGACGTCTGTAACATTCTGGATGTCAGTGCCTCTAACCTTCGTGTACTGTTACACCGTGCGAGGCAGAAGATCTTTCTCATGGTGGAGACCTTCCAGGAGACGGGCGAATGTTAA
- a CDS encoding UDP-2,3-diacylglucosamine diphosphatase translates to MRAYRSVFISDVHLGTADCQADYLLDFLNNVRCQTLYLVGDIIDLIAMQRRAHFPDSHRQVIHRLLELAATGTRVVYIPGNHDEFFRRFCGQTFSGIELQYKAVHTTADGRQFLVCHGDQFDQVVRCSPLMLLVGDRAHGLLLRLNRWFNALRRLQGRPYWSLAAWIKSRIGKARTFIRRFELAALTAAEKGHYHGFICGHIHSAGFLRSEDGLYCNDGDWVEHCTALGERDDGKLELLHWSESPVTLSREPEHPNPELAGHARPVIDALPAAFLEQLNGPVR, encoded by the coding sequence ATGCGAGCGTATCGCAGCGTATTCATTTCCGATGTTCATCTGGGAACGGCCGATTGCCAGGCCGACTACCTGCTGGATTTCCTCAACAACGTTCGCTGCCAGACGCTGTACCTGGTCGGCGACATTATCGACCTGATCGCCATGCAGCGCCGGGCTCACTTCCCGGACAGTCATCGGCAGGTTATCCACAGGCTGCTGGAGCTCGCCGCCACGGGTACCCGGGTGGTTTACATTCCCGGTAATCACGACGAGTTTTTCCGGCGCTTCTGCGGTCAAACCTTCTCCGGCATAGAGCTGCAATACAAGGCGGTGCACACCACCGCCGACGGTCGTCAGTTTCTGGTTTGCCACGGTGACCAGTTTGACCAGGTGGTGCGATGCAGTCCTCTAATGCTGCTGGTGGGAGACCGCGCCCACGGCCTGTTGCTTCGCCTGAACCGCTGGTTCAATGCCTTGCGCAGGCTCCAGGGCAGGCCTTACTGGTCGCTTGCAGCCTGGATCAAAAGCCGGATCGGCAAGGCCCGAACCTTTATCCGGCGATTCGAGCTGGCGGCGCTGACGGCTGCAGAGAAAGGTCATTACCACGGTTTTATCTGCGGCCACATCCACTCGGCAGGCTTCCTGCGCAGTGAAGATGGCCTCTACTGCAACGATGGCGACTGGGTGGAGCATTGCACCGCGCTGGGTGAGCGGGACGACGGCAAGCTGGAGCTTTTGCACTGGTCAGAATCGCCGGTGACCCTGAGCCGGGAACCGGAACACCCCAATCCGGAACTGGCCGGTCACGCCCGGCCGGTGATCGACGCCCTGCCCGCGGCGTTTCTGGAGCAGTTGAATGGCCCCGTGCGCTAG
- a CDS encoding sodium:solute symporter family transporter: protein MNFTEASLFWGFLLVYGVVMYVLSPKSKNANSFYKGADDHGNPVGQWSLTASIFISWIFAKSVTNAANLGAAYGVVGGLAYASYWLSIPVAGYVIYLIRTQTGARSLQDFLTSRFGRFAALAFAAAILIRLYNEVWSNTAVVGGYFGLPGEWEYYAAAMLFTVFTLAYSLKGGLRSSIFTDVIQAFVFVFFVGAVLFLIIPANDTSALLTNGEFRLNAGFDLLLVALLQLFSYPFHDPVLTDRGFVNKEKTMLKSFVVAGLLGFVAVFIFSLVGVHARLNGIEAMGNAPAAVGQSLGLAALFFMSVVMMTSAGSTLDSTFTSLAKSLAVDLPRLARRAKDKLPSMRVGAVVMVVFAFLGNLPMFAGTDILKATTISGTMVMGLAPVFLFYGFTQWSPWSFHLSFWTGLGLGVLLAAGLIPSSWAIGDGAYAMLLGVNAYGFLICTACFFLPLLLRRLAGKSVVAEGA from the coding sequence ATGAACTTTACTGAAGCCTCCCTGTTTTGGGGATTTCTGCTGGTGTACGGCGTGGTTATGTACGTGCTGTCGCCCAAGAGCAAGAACGCCAATTCGTTCTACAAAGGCGCGGATGACCACGGCAACCCGGTGGGCCAGTGGTCGCTCACGGCGAGTATCTTTATCAGCTGGATCTTTGCCAAATCGGTGACCAACGCCGCCAACCTCGGCGCCGCTTATGGCGTGGTCGGTGGCCTGGCCTACGCCAGTTACTGGTTGTCGATTCCGGTGGCGGGTTACGTTATCTATCTGATCCGCACTCAGACCGGGGCCAGGAGCCTGCAGGATTTTTTGACCTCCCGGTTTGGTCGGTTCGCAGCGCTGGCGTTTGCGGCGGCGATTCTGATCCGGTTGTATAACGAAGTGTGGAGTAACACCGCGGTGGTGGGCGGTTATTTCGGCTTGCCCGGTGAGTGGGAATACTACGCTGCGGCGATGCTGTTTACCGTTTTTACCCTGGCTTACAGCCTGAAAGGCGGGCTTCGGTCGTCGATTTTCACCGATGTGATTCAGGCCTTCGTGTTCGTGTTCTTTGTGGGCGCGGTGTTGTTCCTGATTATTCCGGCCAACGACACGAGCGCGCTGCTGACCAATGGCGAGTTCCGCCTGAACGCCGGCTTCGATCTGTTGCTGGTGGCTTTGCTGCAGCTGTTCAGTTACCCGTTCCATGATCCGGTGCTGACTGACCGGGGCTTTGTGAACAAGGAAAAGACCATGCTCAAGAGCTTCGTGGTGGCTGGCTTGCTGGGGTTTGTGGCGGTGTTTATCTTTAGTCTGGTGGGCGTGCACGCGCGCCTCAATGGCATCGAAGCCATGGGCAATGCGCCAGCGGCGGTTGGTCAATCCCTTGGTCTGGCGGCGCTGTTCTTTATGAGCGTGGTGATGATGACCTCTGCAGGCTCGACCCTTGATTCCACCTTCACCTCCCTGGCCAAGTCCCTGGCGGTGGATCTGCCCCGCTTGGCTCGTCGCGCCAAGGACAAACTGCCAAGTATGCGAGTGGGTGCGGTGGTGATGGTGGTGTTCGCGTTTCTTGGCAACCTGCCCATGTTCGCCGGAACCGACATCCTCAAGGCCACGACCATCTCGGGCACCATGGTGATGGGCCTGGCGCCGGTGTTCCTGTTCTATGGCTTTACCCAGTGGTCGCCCTGGAGCTTTCACCTCAGTTTCTGGACCGGGCTGGGGCTGGGTGTTCTGCTGGCGGCGGGCCTGATTCCCTCCAGCTGGGCGATTGGTGACGGTGCCTACGCCATGTTGCTGGGGGTGAATGCCTACGGCTTTCTGATCTGTACGGCGTGTTTCTTCCTGCCTTTGCTGCTGCGCCGCCTGGCCGGAAAGTCTGTGGTTGCTGAGGGCGCATGA
- a CDS encoding FAD-dependent oxidoreductase — protein sequence MNRSKLLLLLIIAAIVGIFLGFDGHKLLTLENLQSHQSAIGQWIDQNLILAVTGYAVIYVVVTALSLPGATIMTLAGGAFFGNLYGLAAVSIASTVGASLAFLVARFLMRDTLRKRYAETVAKMDRGIEKDGAFYLATLRLVPVFPFFLINLAMGLTAMKLRTYALVSWIAMLPGTFVYVNAGTQLGQIQSTGDILSANLLLSFALLGLFPLIAKFVVGFIRRRKVYAGWQKPEHFDYNLLVVGGGSAGLVSAYIAAAVRAKVALIEKHKMGGDCLNTGCVPSKALIRSAKAADTMRHANRYGLESVPVKGSFKNIMNRVKDVIAKVEPHDSPERYRKLGVDCISGEASFVSPWELEVKHNDGRTERLTARSIIVATGGKPAVPPIPGLNDMQPLTSDNLWELEEQPQRLLVLGGGPIGSELAHAFARLGCRVTQVEKGERLLAKEDADVSELVLKQFESDGIDVRLKHSAAEFRIENGEKVAYCDYEGEKIRIPFDQVLVAVGRAANTSGLNLERIGVDTLPNGTVPVEDDMSLRYPNVFACGDVAGPYQFTHAAAHQAWYAAVNGLFGQFKRFKVDYRVMPWVTFTSPEVARVGLSEAEAQEQGVAYEVTRYGLDDLDRAIAESEDYGFIKVLTPPGKDKILGAVVVGAHAGEILAEFTLAMKHGLGLNKILGTIHPYPTWNESAKYAAGEWKRAHAPEGILRLLEKLHGWRRGKARVRQEKNKEVTTG from the coding sequence ATGAATCGCAGCAAGCTTTTACTTCTTCTGATTATTGCCGCCATCGTGGGGATCTTTCTCGGATTCGATGGCCACAAACTTCTTACTCTGGAAAACCTCCAGTCGCACCAGAGTGCCATCGGGCAGTGGATTGACCAGAATCTGATACTGGCCGTCACCGGTTATGCGGTTATCTATGTAGTCGTGACCGCCCTATCCCTGCCCGGCGCCACCATCATGACCTTGGCCGGTGGTGCCTTCTTCGGCAACCTCTACGGTTTGGCGGCGGTCTCCATAGCGTCGACCGTGGGCGCATCCCTGGCCTTTCTGGTTGCCCGGTTCCTGATGCGGGATACCCTGCGCAAGCGCTACGCGGAAACAGTGGCCAAAATGGACCGCGGCATTGAGAAAGACGGCGCTTTCTATCTGGCCACCCTGCGCCTGGTGCCGGTGTTCCCCTTCTTCCTGATCAACCTGGCTATGGGCCTGACCGCCATGAAGCTGCGCACCTATGCCCTGGTGAGCTGGATTGCCATGTTGCCTGGCACCTTTGTGTACGTGAATGCAGGCACCCAGTTGGGTCAGATCCAGTCCACCGGTGATATTCTCTCGGCCAACTTACTGTTGTCCTTTGCCCTGCTGGGGTTGTTCCCGCTGATCGCCAAGTTTGTGGTGGGTTTCATCCGCCGCCGCAAAGTCTATGCCGGATGGCAGAAGCCGGAGCATTTTGACTACAACCTGCTGGTCGTTGGCGGTGGCTCTGCCGGTCTGGTCTCTGCCTACATTGCCGCCGCAGTGAGAGCCAAGGTGGCGCTGATCGAAAAGCACAAGATGGGTGGCGACTGCCTGAATACCGGCTGCGTCCCTTCCAAGGCCCTGATCCGCAGTGCCAAGGCAGCGGACACTATGCGTCATGCCAACCGTTACGGACTGGAATCGGTGCCCGTTAAAGGCTCGTTCAAAAATATCATGAACCGGGTCAAAGATGTTATCGCGAAAGTGGAGCCTCACGATTCCCCTGAGCGCTACCGGAAGCTGGGCGTGGACTGTATTTCCGGCGAGGCGAGTTTTGTGTCGCCTTGGGAGCTGGAGGTCAAGCATAACGACGGCCGCACCGAACGCCTGACCGCCCGCAGTATCATTGTGGCGACCGGCGGCAAACCTGCTGTACCGCCCATACCCGGCCTGAACGACATGCAGCCACTGACCTCCGATAATTTGTGGGAACTGGAGGAGCAACCGCAACGCCTACTGGTGCTGGGCGGCGGCCCCATCGGCTCGGAGCTGGCGCACGCGTTTGCCAGGCTTGGCTGCCGGGTGACCCAGGTGGAGAAAGGCGAGCGATTGTTGGCCAAAGAAGATGCTGATGTCTCTGAATTGGTGCTCAAACAGTTTGAATCTGACGGAATTGACGTCCGATTGAAACATTCCGCCGCCGAGTTCCGTATAGAGAATGGAGAGAAGGTCGCTTATTGCGATTATGAAGGCGAGAAGATCCGGATTCCCTTTGATCAGGTGTTGGTGGCGGTGGGGCGCGCAGCGAATACCTCCGGCTTGAATCTGGAAAGGATTGGTGTAGACACATTGCCCAACGGCACCGTGCCAGTGGAAGACGACATGAGTTTGCGGTATCCCAATGTGTTTGCCTGCGGCGACGTGGCTGGCCCGTATCAGTTCACCCATGCAGCGGCCCATCAGGCCTGGTACGCGGCAGTGAACGGGCTGTTTGGCCAGTTCAAGCGGTTCAAGGTGGATTACCGGGTCATGCCCTGGGTGACGTTTACTTCACCGGAAGTGGCGCGGGTTGGTTTAAGTGAAGCCGAGGCGCAGGAGCAAGGTGTTGCTTACGAGGTCACCCGCTATGGCCTGGATGATCTGGACCGGGCCATCGCCGAGAGCGAAGACTACGGCTTCATCAAAGTGCTGACGCCACCGGGCAAAGACAAGATTCTGGGTGCCGTGGTGGTGGGTGCCCACGCCGGGGAAATTCTTGCCGAGTTCACGCTGGCGATGAAACATGGCCTGGGGTTGAACAAGATTCTGGGCACCATTCACCCGTACCCGACCTGGAACGAGTCAGCCAAGTACGCGGCGGGTGAATGGAAGCGCGCCCATGCGCCCGAGGGTATTCTGAGGCTGCTGGAAAAGCTTCATGGCTGGCGCCGTGGCAAAGCCAGAGTCCGGCAGGAAAAGAATAAAGAAGTGACCACGGGCTGA
- a CDS encoding TVP38/TMEM64 family protein, producing the protein MTLRITILVVVLVALAASWWLLQNLGMPTNLSPDVLSAWLGSQGAIGPLLLIMLMIIAVVVGPIPTLPVSATAGLAFGVVWGTAIAATGALVGAMAAFWIARNLGRDAICKRFPDNPVLAQDGSQRFLTIAILLTRLIPVFSFALISYAAGVTAIKAWRFAVATLLGMLPMTVVFAGLGNTFRLNPMLTVLAGAAILAAMVWLPWSISRRPGSRLARWLQLNQ; encoded by the coding sequence ATGACTCTCAGAATCACAATTCTGGTCGTGGTTCTTGTTGCGCTGGCAGCATCCTGGTGGTTGTTACAGAACCTGGGCATGCCAACGAACCTTTCTCCGGATGTGCTGTCCGCCTGGCTTGGTAGCCAAGGCGCAATCGGTCCTCTACTGCTGATCATGTTGATGATCATCGCGGTGGTGGTGGGCCCCATCCCAACCCTACCTGTCAGCGCAACGGCCGGACTTGCCTTCGGCGTTGTGTGGGGTACAGCGATTGCGGCGACCGGCGCGCTGGTTGGCGCCATGGCGGCCTTCTGGATTGCCCGAAACCTTGGCCGCGATGCCATCTGCAAACGGTTCCCCGACAACCCCGTGCTGGCTCAGGATGGGTCTCAGCGTTTTCTGACCATCGCAATTCTGCTGACCCGGCTGATTCCTGTATTTTCCTTTGCCCTGATCAGCTATGCCGCCGGCGTTACTGCCATTAAAGCCTGGCGTTTCGCCGTCGCGACTCTACTGGGCATGCTCCCAATGACAGTGGTCTTCGCCGGGCTGGGGAACACCTTCAGGCTAAACCCCATGCTGACCGTGCTGGCCGGCGCTGCAATTCTGGCCGCCATGGTATGGTTACCCTGGTCGATCAGCCGACGCCCCGGCTCAAGGCTGGCCCGTTGGCTGCAACTAAATCAATAA
- a CDS encoding YbhB/YbcL family Raf kinase inhibitor-like protein — protein sequence MKLEVRGVEEGQPIPEKFAFGVFSEQDHMSFGPNRNPELVWSGAPEGTKSFVVIMFDPDVPSVADDVNQEGKTVPADLPRVDFFHWLLTDIPANIGRIPEGEDSDGVLPKGKDHGPGPIGVRGVNNYTQFLAGNPDMAGTYAGYDGPCPPWNDEIIHHYHFEVHALDVESLGLEGEFDGNDVRQAMAGHVLASARVTGTYTLNPDLR from the coding sequence GTGAAACTAGAGGTTCGTGGTGTAGAAGAGGGACAACCCATCCCGGAGAAGTTTGCCTTTGGGGTTTTCAGCGAGCAGGACCACATGAGCTTTGGCCCCAACCGAAACCCCGAGTTGGTCTGGTCTGGCGCACCGGAAGGCACCAAAAGCTTTGTGGTGATCATGTTTGATCCGGATGTGCCCAGTGTGGCCGACGATGTAAACCAGGAAGGCAAAACCGTGCCCGCCGACCTGCCCCGGGTGGATTTCTTCCACTGGCTACTGACAGACATTCCCGCCAATATCGGCCGCATCCCGGAAGGCGAAGACAGTGACGGCGTGCTGCCCAAGGGCAAGGACCACGGACCGGGGCCGATTGGCGTTCGGGGCGTGAATAATTACACCCAGTTCCTTGCCGGCAACCCGGATATGGCGGGCACCTATGCCGGGTATGACGGCCCCTGCCCGCCCTGGAACGACGAGATCATCCACCACTACCATTTCGAAGTGCATGCGCTGGATGTCGAAAGCCTGGGGCTGGAGGGTGAATTTGACGGCAACGATGTCCGCCAGGCCATGGCCGGGCACGTGCTGGCCAGTGCCCGGGTAACCGGCACTTACACCCTGAATCCGGACCTGCGTTAA
- a CDS encoding TetR/AcrR family transcriptional regulator, whose product MPRPPSYDRDTALAKAVSLFWHKGYHGSSMKQIEQALDMRPGSIYATFGSKDGLFSEALANYAEQGGADLSEHMAGYDSIVEGLQAYLRQIAGSCAGVDCAPARACLIVKTLLEASNTNPALYSQAQSVLAAIETSFAELLESAKNQGEIAAKTDCRRLARLLQSQIMGLRSMAERNLSATELEHLGDDMAAILEVYKVQN is encoded by the coding sequence ATGCCAAGACCTCCAAGCTACGACCGGGATACAGCCCTGGCCAAGGCCGTCAGTCTGTTCTGGCACAAGGGCTATCACGGCAGCTCGATGAAGCAGATTGAACAGGCGTTGGATATGCGCCCCGGCAGCATCTACGCCACGTTTGGTAGCAAAGACGGCCTGTTTTCCGAAGCTCTGGCCAATTACGCAGAGCAGGGCGGAGCCGACCTTTCAGAACACATGGCGGGTTATGACAGCATCGTTGAAGGGTTGCAGGCGTATTTGCGGCAAATCGCCGGCAGTTGCGCGGGCGTTGACTGCGCCCCCGCCCGCGCCTGCCTGATCGTGAAAACCCTGCTGGAAGCCAGCAACACCAACCCGGCACTGTATTCACAGGCCCAGAGTGTGCTGGCCGCCATTGAAACGTCCTTTGCTGAGCTGCTGGAAAGTGCAAAAAATCAGGGAGAAATTGCCGCCAAGACCGATTGCCGGCGGCTGGCAAGGCTGCTTCAGAGTCAGATTATGGGGCTGCGCTCCATGGCTGAACGCAACCTGTCGGCCACTGAGCTGGAACACCTGGGCGACGACATGGCGGCAATTCTAGAGGTCTACAAGGTACAGAACTGA
- a CDS encoding carboxymuconolactone decarboxylase family protein — MADFKLHDAQSAPEEAKPFLENSQKNFGMIPGLHAVMAESPQVLEAYQKLHQLVLDSSFTNDEKTVVWQTINVENACHYCVPAHTGIAKMMEVSDDITNALRDETPLPNDKLEALRDFTLAVMRKQGNLSEDDLTAFFEAGYDNRHVLEVIMTLSQKIMSNYINHIAKTPVDEPFKKFEWKRA, encoded by the coding sequence ATGGCAGATTTCAAATTACACGATGCCCAGTCCGCTCCCGAGGAAGCCAAGCCGTTCCTGGAAAATTCCCAAAAGAACTTCGGTATGATTCCCGGCCTGCATGCGGTCATGGCGGAATCGCCGCAAGTGCTTGAGGCCTACCAGAAACTGCATCAGCTGGTACTGGACAGCAGTTTCACCAACGATGAAAAAACTGTGGTCTGGCAGACCATCAACGTTGAGAACGCTTGCCACTACTGTGTCCCCGCTCATACCGGGATCGCGAAGATGATGGAAGTGTCTGACGACATCACCAATGCTCTGCGTGACGAGACCCCACTTCCGAACGACAAACTGGAAGCGCTGCGTGATTTCACCCTGGCGGTCATGCGCAAGCAAGGCAATCTGAGCGAAGATGACCTAACCGCGTTTTTCGAGGCAGGTTACGATAACCGGCACGTTCTGGAAGTGATCATGACGTTGTCTCAGAAAATCATGAGTAACTACATCAATCACATTGCGAAAACACCGGTCGATGAGCCTTTCAAAAAGTTTGAATGGAAGAGGGCGTGA
- a CDS encoding radical SAM protein, giving the protein MPLTLTRPARSKRIPAVEVLEPRARDSWTHTRNGDPRGYIDADKLKELWIHTGTACNLACPFCLEGSHPGDGRIPGMKLSDVKPFIHEAIDMGVEQFSFTGGEPFVIRDFVNILDYASQHRPCFVLTNATEPLHKRQHQVLPLLDNPYPIHFRVSLDFPDRARHDKDRGEGSFDQALEGIRWLIDQGFKVSIARQTDPGENPVEVEAAFREIFRQWNIPENLAFTAFPDLGTPGSEDGSPEITETCMEKYPTKEARSHFMCTYTRMLVKKGDQVRVYACTLVDDDPQYDLGGTLAESMDERIMLRHHRCFSCYRFGASCSAPG; this is encoded by the coding sequence ATGCCCCTGACTTTAACGAGACCGGCCCGCAGTAAACGCATTCCGGCTGTGGAAGTCCTGGAACCCCGGGCGCGAGACAGCTGGACCCACACCCGCAACGGCGACCCCCGGGGTTACATCGACGCGGACAAGCTCAAAGAACTGTGGATACACACAGGCACCGCCTGCAACCTGGCCTGCCCCTTTTGCCTGGAGGGTTCCCATCCCGGTGATGGCCGCATTCCGGGCATGAAGCTCAGCGATGTAAAGCCGTTCATCCACGAAGCCATCGACATGGGCGTGGAGCAGTTTTCTTTCACCGGCGGAGAGCCGTTCGTGATCCGGGATTTCGTGAATATTCTGGATTACGCCAGCCAGCACCGGCCCTGTTTTGTGCTGACCAACGCCACCGAGCCATTGCATAAACGGCAACACCAGGTGTTGCCGCTGTTGGACAACCCCTACCCGATTCATTTTCGGGTCAGCCTGGACTTCCCGGATCGTGCCCGACATGACAAAGATCGCGGCGAAGGCAGCTTTGACCAAGCGCTGGAGGGTATCCGGTGGCTGATCGACCAGGGCTTCAAAGTGTCTATCGCCCGACAGACCGACCCCGGCGAAAACCCGGTGGAGGTGGAAGCCGCGTTCCGTGAGATTTTCCGTCAGTGGAACATTCCGGAGAACCTGGCGTTCACCGCGTTTCCGGACCTGGGCACGCCGGGATCTGAAGACGGCAGCCCGGAGATTACCGAGACGTGCATGGAGAAGTACCCGACCAAAGAGGCCCGTTCCCACTTCATGTGCACCTACACGCGCATGCTGGTGAAGAAGGGAGATCAGGTTCGGGTGTATGCCTGCACGCTGGTGGATGACGATCCGCAGTACGATCTGGGCGGCACGCTGGCCGAGAGCATGGACGAGCGGATTATGTTGCGGCATCACCGGTGTTTCTCCTGTTACCGGTTTGGGGCTAGTTGTTCGGCGCCTGGTTGA
- a CDS encoding FAD-binding oxidoreductase produces MSYTLAIKDIRNVTHDVLQIRLEKPEGYAFTPGQATEVAVDCEGWREEGRPFTFTSLDTDPFLEFVIKIYPDHEGVTDQIGQLSAGDNLIIGDPWGTVEYKGEGVFLAGGAGVTPFIAILRDLHRKGQIGNNQLLFSNKTERDIILKEEFETILGDQFTNVITQEKPSSEHVFLDGVIDKAFLKSHIKDFGKPFYVCGPDPFNKAIIASLEELGASPEALIFEK; encoded by the coding sequence ATGAGTTACACGCTGGCAATCAAGGATATTCGAAACGTTACCCATGACGTCCTGCAGATTCGGCTCGAAAAACCGGAGGGATACGCCTTTACGCCAGGCCAAGCTACCGAGGTTGCCGTTGATTGCGAGGGTTGGCGGGAGGAGGGACGGCCTTTTACATTCACCTCCCTCGACACAGATCCCTTTCTGGAATTTGTCATCAAGATCTATCCGGACCACGAAGGCGTGACCGACCAGATCGGGCAGCTCAGTGCGGGCGACAACCTGATTATCGGCGACCCTTGGGGGACCGTCGAGTACAAGGGCGAGGGTGTGTTCCTGGCTGGCGGAGCAGGGGTGACGCCGTTTATCGCGATTCTGCGTGACCTGCATCGCAAGGGCCAGATCGGGAATAACCAGTTGCTCTTTTCCAACAAGACTGAGCGGGACATAATTCTGAAAGAGGAGTTCGAGACTATTCTGGGTGATCAGTTCACCAACGTCATTACGCAGGAAAAGCCCTCCAGTGAACACGTTTTTCTGGATGGAGTTATCGATAAGGCGTTTTTGAAGTCTCACATCAAAGATTTCGGCAAGCCTTTCTACGTGTGCGGCCCCGATCCGTTCAACAAGGCCATCATAGCCTCACTTGAGGAATTGGGGGCGAGCCCCGAAGCGCTGATATTCGAGAAGTAG